Proteins encoded by one window of uncultured Draconibacterium sp.:
- the lipB gene encoding lipoyl(octanoyl) transferase LipB, with amino-acid sequence MADFNYVDLGLKEYKACWDYQEERLMELTTQKRSTGKPTADNHFILVEHPHVYTLGKSGDEANMMANAEFLKKIEATYFKINRGGDITYHGPGQLVGYPIIDLEHYKIGVREYIERMEDAIIATVAEYGLEAGRKEGATGVWLQPDHKVRARKICAIGVRVSRYVTMHGFALNVNTDMRYYNYINPCGFASSAVTSIQQELGREISMVEVKEIVKKKFNEAY; translated from the coding sequence ATGGCAGATTTTAATTACGTCGATCTTGGTTTAAAGGAATATAAAGCATGCTGGGATTACCAGGAAGAGCGTCTTATGGAGCTAACTACTCAAAAACGCAGTACCGGTAAACCTACTGCTGACAATCATTTTATTTTGGTGGAACACCCACATGTGTACACGCTGGGCAAAAGCGGCGACGAAGCCAACATGATGGCCAATGCCGAATTTTTGAAAAAGATCGAGGCCACTTATTTCAAAATAAACCGAGGTGGCGATATTACTTACCATGGGCCGGGCCAGTTGGTGGGTTACCCTATTATCGACCTCGAGCACTACAAAATTGGTGTGCGCGAATATATTGAGAGAATGGAGGATGCCATAATTGCAACGGTTGCCGAATACGGATTGGAAGCCGGAAGAAAAGAAGGTGCTACCGGCGTGTGGCTGCAACCCGACCACAAAGTGCGTGCACGAAAAATTTGTGCCATTGGCGTGCGTGTAAGTCGCTATGTTACCATGCACGGTTTTGCGCTAAACGTAAACACCGACATGCGTTATTACAATTACATCAATCCGTGCGGATTTGCTTCATCAGCAGTAACTTCCATTCAGCAAGAGCTGGGTAGAGAAATTTCGATGGTGGAAGTAAAAGAGATCGTTAAGAAGAAATTCAACGAAGCGTACTAA
- a CDS encoding thymidylate synthase produces MKNIPVISVTGKSLAEAYETALIYLYGKGTRFKTQYDRPGDPLSIDCTMNLTILEPEIDPMIHMAFPGGVDDLREYVLELEGLKDHLVKNMNDAEDKRPEYTYHGRLQNYGVWKELVDGESKVVGTFKVDQIKNVIDKLAEQPFTRQAQMITWMPNIDFKCDDPPSLQSLWYRILEDEDGTWWLNSNIRYRSNDAWNAGFLNMFGFIQFSKDVVAAGIAEETGRTVKLGRMNWQADSYHIYGKDIRTAKERLFERINDMAFEERTMNFNDPLIRKVYDNAEAEIVKRIKESGA; encoded by the coding sequence ATGAAGAACATTCCGGTGATATCGGTAACAGGAAAATCGTTGGCCGAAGCTTACGAAACAGCACTTATTTACTTGTACGGTAAAGGAACCCGTTTTAAAACGCAATACGACCGGCCGGGAGATCCGCTGAGTATTGACTGTACCATGAACTTAACGATTCTGGAGCCGGAGATTGATCCGATGATTCACATGGCTTTTCCCGGTGGTGTTGACGATTTGCGGGAATATGTGCTGGAGCTGGAAGGATTGAAAGACCACCTGGTAAAAAACATGAACGATGCGGAAGATAAACGACCGGAATATACTTACCACGGGCGCCTTCAAAATTATGGTGTTTGGAAAGAATTAGTGGATGGTGAATCTAAAGTAGTAGGAACTTTTAAAGTTGACCAGATAAAAAATGTGATCGACAAATTGGCCGAGCAACCGTTTACGCGGCAAGCACAAATGATCACGTGGATGCCAAACATTGATTTTAAATGTGATGATCCGCCAAGTTTACAATCGTTGTGGTACCGGATTTTGGAAGACGAAGACGGCACGTGGTGGCTGAACAGCAATATCCGTTACCGAAGTAACGATGCCTGGAATGCAGGATTTTTGAATATGTTCGGCTTTATTCAATTCAGTAAAGATGTGGTCGCAGCCGGAATTGCAGAAGAAACAGGTAGGACAGTAAAACTGGGACGTATGAACTGGCAGGCCGATTCGTACCACATTTACGGAAAAGATATTCGCACTGCAAAAGAGCGCCTGTTTGAGCGCATAAACGACATGGCTTTTGAAGAGCGCACCATGAATTTTAACGATCCGCTAATTCGCAAAGTGTATGATAATGCGGAGGCTGAAATTGTAAAACGAATAAAAGAATCAGGCGCTTAG
- a CDS encoding Gfo/Idh/MocA family oxidoreductase produces the protein MSTKSTSRRSFLKGALAAGAGLVIVPRHVLGGNGYLAPSDQLTKAIIGVGSMGRGHIPYEGMRVVAICDVDTEHLKLAKNLIDYDVKQFTDFREVCQLPEVDIVHIATPPHWHGIMAVEAAKAGKDIWCEKPMTRTIGEGKKVMEAVNAHGRIFRLNTWFRFKDQFYGLGTDVKPLKKVIDSGILGWPLKVTVSGITGYNWKFYWQGKHNLAPQPVPKNLNYDMWLGPAPYKPYNVERVHANFRGYWDYDGGGLGDMGQHYLDPVQYMLGKDDTSPVKIEVDAPQQHYDAVGTWRRVTYTYADGCQIILDGENRDKDAAYIEGPHGKIYQGFKSDIPNLQSFIKTLPDPEPQIGIFSESVKTRKKFALNETNGFRSATLVNLGITAVRLGRTLHFDPEKLEFIDDEGANRLINQPMRAPWTI, from the coding sequence ATGAGTACGAAATCGACTTCGAGAAGAAGTTTCTTAAAAGGTGCGCTGGCTGCAGGAGCCGGCCTGGTTATCGTTCCGCGCCACGTGTTGGGTGGCAACGGATATCTTGCACCATCCGACCAGTTAACAAAAGCTATTATCGGTGTTGGCTCAATGGGCCGCGGTCATATTCCTTACGAGGGCATGCGTGTTGTTGCCATTTGCGATGTGGACACCGAACACCTGAAACTGGCCAAAAACCTGATTGACTACGACGTAAAACAGTTCACTGATTTCCGGGAAGTATGCCAACTCCCCGAAGTGGACATTGTGCATATTGCCACCCCACCACACTGGCACGGGATTATGGCTGTTGAAGCCGCCAAAGCCGGAAAAGACATTTGGTGCGAAAAACCAATGACCCGCACCATTGGCGAAGGCAAGAAAGTAATGGAAGCCGTAAATGCTCACGGACGTATTTTCCGTCTGAATACCTGGTTCCGTTTTAAAGACCAGTTTTACGGACTGGGAACCGATGTTAAGCCACTGAAAAAAGTAATTGACAGCGGTATTCTGGGATGGCCACTAAAAGTTACCGTAAGCGGAATTACCGGCTACAACTGGAAATTTTACTGGCAGGGCAAACACAACCTCGCTCCACAACCGGTACCAAAAAATCTTAATTACGATATGTGGTTGGGGCCTGCGCCTTACAAACCATACAATGTTGAGCGCGTTCATGCCAATTTCCGCGGCTACTGGGATTACGATGGCGGCGGATTAGGGGATATGGGACAACACTATCTTGACCCGGTTCAATACATGTTGGGAAAAGACGATACCAGCCCGGTAAAAATTGAGGTTGACGCACCACAACAACATTACGATGCCGTGGGTACCTGGCGACGTGTGACTTATACTTATGCCGATGGTTGCCAGATCATTCTTGATGGCGAAAACCGCGACAAAGATGCCGCCTACATTGAAGGACCACACGGAAAAATCTACCAGGGCTTCAAATCAGACATTCCGAACCTGCAAAGCTTTATTAAAACCTTACCTGATCCTGAACCTCAGATCGGTATTTTTTCTGAATCGGTGAAAACCCGTAAAAAGTTTGCACTGAACGAGACCAACGGATTCCGTTCGGCAACGCTTGTAAACCTGGGGATTACAGCAGTTCGACTGGGACGCACCCTGCATTTCGATCCCGAAAAACTGGAGTTCATTGATGATGAAGGTGCAAACCGACTGATCAATCAGCCAATGCGCGCACCGTGGACGATTTAA
- a CDS encoding family 16 glycoside hydrolase, which produces MKKYIVQITTILLLACLSMAGMAQDNRTLDTKVADVLAQMPTKNLTHRDKAMNDIFLMGNEGYQKLAAQLVSLGTGDDTAVRYALNSFSRYASQFGKCNERAFAEENLLKALSNENDVEVKTYLLNQLNLVAGEKTVEQVKSYLTDEQLAEPAAQTILSTEDPKTAEVFLAAFPKTEGATQMTIVRALGELKCKRSVPLITPLVSAESQQMQKTALAALANIGSPDSYKTLLNAASDVDFNYDPTNAAEVFLTYTNRLGEQNELELMEKACKAIFKANSASNHLHNYSTALSIYAKYLGYEATPLLLEAVDSPDKAFRYSALNIAENLGGIADTRKWIAKAETANSEVKAEIIDMLGRRGCKQANDFVLASLESKAEVVRTEAVIALAKLQGNDAIPTLTSHLAQGKDVEETKEVLNMLLDKDHLYLISGNLDKSTGQTKAAFIDLIGAKAGSQYFDEILGATSSSDADEKAAAFAALKQVSSYENTDALLKLLLSVSEPSEITETQLALMAAVDGVAEEQGPNGKVLSTLNQSSKKARLFPILPTIGGETALETVTGYFNSSTGEQKEATFTALTNWQDYAASKPLFEICKSGNTTFSQPAFNSFVRMVATANLPDDQKLLQYRKIMEYASTADDQKNVIAANGRLKTFLSLVYLEQYLQEEELTETTSRAIMNIAMPDSEGEGGLTGDIVRRILGKAEQALSGEESAYDKINIQNYLKAMPKNKGYVSMFNGKNLDGWQGMLLDGNPIKIAKLSEAERDQEQEAANIKMAENWSVKDGMIIFNGHGANLVSKKIYKDFDMIVDWRISKEGDSGIYLRGTPQVQIWDTSRVEVGAQVGSGGLYNNNPDNVRDPLLVADNPIDEWNTFRITMVGENVTVYLNGELVVDNVKMDNYWDRSIPIFSEGTIELQAHGNELAFRDVYVREINTKEIGLTEEEIDEGFVSLFNGKNLDGWQGNKTDYYAENGELVVNPKMGGHGNLFTEKEYSDFNFRFEFKLTPDANNGLGIRAPLEGDAAYVGMELQILDNTAPIYANLHEYQYHGSVYGTIPAKRGFLNPVGDWNTQEVIVKGTKIKITLNGEVILDGDIADARDNGTKDGKDHPGLQREKGYIGFLGHGSELWFRNIRIKDLSE; this is translated from the coding sequence ATGAAAAAATATATAGTACAAATTACTACGATTCTGTTGCTGGCCTGCCTGAGTATGGCGGGGATGGCGCAGGATAACCGAACACTCGACACCAAAGTTGCCGATGTGTTGGCACAAATGCCAACAAAAAACCTCACGCACCGCGACAAAGCGATGAACGACATCTTTTTGATGGGCAACGAAGGCTATCAGAAACTCGCAGCACAACTTGTTTCACTGGGTACCGGCGACGACACCGCCGTGCGTTATGCGCTGAACAGTTTTTCGCGTTATGCCAGTCAGTTTGGCAAATGTAATGAACGTGCTTTTGCCGAAGAAAATCTTCTAAAAGCACTCAGCAATGAGAACGACGTGGAGGTAAAAACGTATTTGCTTAACCAACTAAACCTGGTTGCAGGCGAAAAAACGGTTGAGCAGGTAAAAAGCTACCTCACTGATGAGCAACTGGCCGAACCGGCAGCACAAACCATTCTGTCGACTGAAGACCCGAAAACGGCAGAAGTATTTCTTGCCGCTTTTCCAAAAACTGAAGGAGCAACACAAATGACGATCGTTCGGGCTTTGGGAGAGTTAAAATGCAAACGTTCCGTTCCGCTGATCACTCCGTTGGTAAGCGCAGAAAGCCAACAAATGCAGAAAACAGCACTGGCTGCACTGGCAAATATCGGATCGCCTGATTCGTATAAAACTCTGCTAAATGCGGCTTCAGATGTCGATTTTAATTACGATCCCACAAATGCAGCCGAAGTATTTCTAACCTACACTAATCGTTTGGGCGAGCAAAACGAACTGGAATTAATGGAAAAAGCTTGCAAGGCTATTTTTAAAGCCAATTCAGCAAGTAATCACCTGCACAATTATTCAACCGCGCTTAGTATTTACGCCAAATATTTGGGTTACGAAGCTACTCCGCTATTACTGGAAGCTGTTGATTCTCCTGACAAAGCTTTCCGCTACTCAGCATTAAATATTGCCGAAAACCTCGGTGGCATTGCCGATACACGCAAATGGATCGCAAAAGCCGAAACAGCTAATTCGGAGGTTAAAGCAGAGATCATCGACATGCTGGGAAGACGTGGTTGCAAACAGGCAAACGATTTTGTTTTGGCAAGCCTGGAATCAAAAGCAGAAGTTGTTCGCACAGAAGCGGTAATTGCTTTGGCAAAACTTCAGGGCAATGATGCCATCCCAACATTAACGTCACACCTGGCACAGGGAAAAGATGTTGAAGAAACAAAAGAGGTGCTGAACATGCTGCTTGACAAAGACCATTTATACCTGATTTCAGGAAATCTGGACAAATCAACCGGACAAACCAAAGCAGCTTTTATCGATCTTATCGGAGCGAAAGCCGGCTCGCAATATTTTGATGAAATACTGGGCGCCACATCTTCGTCAGATGCAGATGAAAAAGCAGCTGCATTTGCTGCTCTGAAACAAGTTTCATCTTACGAAAATACCGACGCATTATTAAAATTGTTGCTTTCTGTTTCTGAGCCTTCTGAGATAACAGAAACACAACTTGCATTAATGGCAGCGGTTGACGGTGTTGCTGAAGAACAAGGGCCAAACGGTAAAGTATTAAGCACTTTGAATCAATCCAGTAAAAAAGCGAGATTGTTCCCTATTCTGCCAACAATTGGTGGCGAAACAGCTCTTGAAACCGTTACCGGATATTTCAATTCTTCAACAGGCGAGCAAAAAGAAGCTACGTTTACCGCTTTAACCAACTGGCAGGATTATGCCGCCTCAAAGCCTTTATTCGAAATATGCAAGTCGGGTAACACAACTTTTAGCCAGCCTGCATTTAACAGTTTTGTGCGAATGGTGGCTACTGCGAACCTGCCCGACGATCAGAAACTGCTGCAATACCGCAAGATCATGGAATATGCATCGACAGCCGACGATCAGAAAAACGTGATCGCTGCTAACGGACGCCTGAAAACATTCCTTTCGCTGGTTTATCTGGAGCAATACCTGCAAGAAGAAGAACTGACAGAAACAACATCACGCGCCATTATGAACATCGCCATGCCAGACAGCGAAGGAGAAGGCGGTTTAACGGGCGATATCGTACGACGTATTCTCGGCAAAGCAGAACAAGCTTTGTCGGGCGAAGAAAGTGCATACGACAAAATAAATATTCAGAACTACCTGAAAGCTATGCCGAAAAACAAAGGTTATGTTTCAATGTTTAACGGTAAAAACCTCGACGGATGGCAAGGAATGCTTTTAGATGGCAACCCGATAAAAATTGCCAAACTCAGCGAAGCAGAACGCGACCAAGAACAGGAGGCAGCAAATATTAAAATGGCTGAGAACTGGAGTGTAAAAGATGGAATGATCATTTTTAACGGACACGGTGCGAACCTGGTTTCGAAGAAGATTTACAAAGATTTTGACATGATTGTTGACTGGCGCATCAGCAAAGAAGGCGATAGCGGCATTTACCTGCGTGGAACACCGCAGGTGCAAATCTGGGATACGTCGCGTGTTGAAGTGGGTGCCCAGGTTGGCTCGGGTGGTTTGTACAACAACAATCCCGACAATGTGCGCGATCCGTTGCTGGTTGCCGATAACCCAATTGATGAGTGGAACACTTTCCGCATTACCATGGTGGGCGAGAATGTAACAGTGTACCTGAATGGCGAACTAGTGGTTGACAACGTAAAAATGGACAACTACTGGGATCGCAGCATACCAATTTTCAGCGAGGGAACTATCGAATTGCAGGCCCACGGAAACGAGTTGGCTTTCCGCGATGTGTATGTTCGTGAGATTAATACCAAAGAAATTGGTCTGACAGAGGAAGAAATAGACGAAGGATTTGTTTCGCTTTTTAACGGTAAAAACCTGGATGGCTGGCAGGGAAATAAAACCGATTATTATGCCGAGAATGGTGAGTTGGTGGTAAATCCAAAAATGGGTGGCCACGGTAACCTGTTCACTGAAAAAGAATACAGTGATTTTAATTTCCGTTTTGAGTTTAAACTGACTCCGGACGCCAACAACGGTTTGGGTATCCGTGCCCCACTTGAGGGCGACGCCGCTTATGTGGGTATGGAACTGCAAATACTGGATAACACCGCTCCTATTTATGCCAACCTGCATGAGTATCAATACCACGGATCGGTTTATGGAACGATTCCGGCAAAACGTGGTTTTTTAAATCCGGTTGGAGACTGGAACACACAAGAGGTGATTGTAAAAGGCACCAAAATAAAGATAACGCTGAATGGCGAAGTTATTTTGGATGGCGATATTGCCGATGCCCGCGACAACGGGACAAAAGATGGTAAAGATCATCCGGGATTACAACGCGAAAAAGGTTATATCGGATTCCTGGGACATGGCTCAGAATTATGGTTCCGGAATATCCGAATTAAAGATTTGAGCGAATAA
- a CDS encoding PhnA domain-containing protein has product MSIERELQKRTSVCELCGSEDNLGVYTVPPATQESEKDSIYICAICSRQINDPETMDANHWRCLNDSMWSTVPAVQVVAWRMLNRLKAEGWPQDLLDMLYLDEETQEWAEATGEGIDPDDVVKHLDSNGAVLQAGDTVVLIKDLNVKGGGFTAKRGTAVRNISLVHDNPEQIEGKVSGQQIVILTQYVKKN; this is encoded by the coding sequence ATGAGTATAGAAAGAGAATTGCAAAAACGCACTTCGGTTTGTGAATTATGCGGATCGGAAGATAACCTGGGGGTTTACACCGTGCCGCCGGCAACACAGGAAAGCGAAAAAGACAGCATTTATATTTGTGCAATTTGCTCGAGGCAGATCAACGACCCGGAAACGATGGATGCCAACCACTGGCGTTGTTTGAACGACAGCATGTGGAGCACAGTACCGGCTGTTCAGGTAGTGGCCTGGAGAATGTTAAACCGCCTGAAAGCTGAAGGCTGGCCACAAGATCTGCTTGATATGCTTTACCTCGACGAAGAAACACAGGAGTGGGCAGAAGCAACCGGTGAAGGAATAGATCCGGATGATGTAGTAAAACACCTCGACAGCAACGGCGCTGTTTTACAGGCCGGCGATACTGTTGTTTTGATTAAGGATTTGAATGTAAAAGGTGGTGGATTTACTGCAAAACGTGGAACTGCTGTACGAAATATTTCGTTGGTTCACGACAATCCCGAACAAATTGAGGGGAAAGTTAGTGGTCAACAGATCGTTATTCTTACACAGTATGTGAAGAAGAACTAG
- the trpS gene encoding tryptophan--tRNA ligase, whose product MNKPTVVSGIRPTGYLHLGNYFGAVQNFLKMQDDFNCYFFIADIHSLTTHPTPENLQSGVRQVLAEYLACGIDPEKSTIFIQSDVPEVSELYALLNMNAYLGELERTTSFKDKARQNPDNVNAGLLTYPVLMASDIIIHKAHFVPVGKDQEQNLEMARKFAKRFNRMYKSEVFPIPRPYTFGGGDMIKVPGLDGSGKMGKSEGNAINLYEDPKSIRKKVMRAVTDSGPTEMNQEKPEAIQNLFTLMDIVSTPDTVAHFDDLYNKCEIRYGDLKKQLAEDIIAYTSPIRERIIEILKDDAYLAKVAKMGAEKAQVSAAKTLQEVKDVIGFKKLF is encoded by the coding sequence ATGAATAAACCGACAGTTGTAAGCGGTATACGACCGACAGGATATTTGCACCTCGGAAATTACTTTGGAGCCGTGCAAAACTTCTTAAAAATGCAGGACGATTTTAACTGCTACTTTTTTATTGCTGATATTCACTCGTTAACCACGCACCCAACGCCCGAGAATTTGCAGTCGGGTGTGCGCCAGGTGCTGGCCGAGTATTTGGCTTGTGGTATCGATCCGGAGAAATCAACGATATTCATTCAAAGCGATGTTCCTGAGGTTTCGGAATTGTATGCTTTATTAAATATGAACGCATATTTGGGAGAGTTGGAGCGTACAACTTCGTTTAAAGATAAAGCCCGTCAGAATCCGGATAACGTAAATGCCGGACTACTGACTTATCCTGTTTTAATGGCATCGGACATTATTATTCACAAAGCACATTTTGTGCCGGTTGGAAAGGACCAGGAGCAAAACCTGGAGATGGCGCGAAAATTTGCCAAACGTTTTAACCGTATGTACAAATCTGAAGTATTCCCGATTCCGCGTCCGTATACTTTTGGTGGCGGCGATATGATTAAAGTTCCGGGATTGGATGGCAGCGGAAAAATGGGAAAATCAGAAGGCAATGCCATTAACCTTTACGAAGATCCAAAATCGATCCGCAAAAAAGTAATGCGTGCCGTTACCGACTCGGGTCCAACAGAAATGAATCAGGAAAAACCGGAAGCTATTCAAAACCTGTTTACCTTGATGGATATTGTTTCAACTCCTGATACTGTAGCACACTTTGATGATTTGTACAACAAATGCGAAATCCGTTACGGCGATCTGAAAAAGCAGTTGGCAGAGGATATTATTGCTTATACATCGCCAATCCGCGAACGAATTATTGAGATTCTGAAAGATGATGCCTACCTCGCCAAAGTGGCTAAAATGGGTGCCGAAAAAGCACAGGTATCAGCTGCAAAAACCTTGCAGGAAGTTAAGGATGTAATCGGATTTAAGAAACTGTTTTAG
- the ybaK gene encoding Cys-tRNA(Pro) deacylase yields the protein MKKTNAARLLDSKKITYELVEYHVDEADLSATHVAESLGQNVEQVFKTLVLRGKKTGVFVAVIPGDAELNLKKAAKISGNKSAEMVLMKELLGLTGYIRGACSPMGMKKAYPIFIHETCLNFDTIFVSAGKRGMQIKIDPKDLIACTGAQVSDLID from the coding sequence ATGAAAAAGACAAATGCTGCCCGTTTGCTCGACAGCAAAAAGATAACATACGAGTTGGTTGAATACCACGTTGATGAGGCGGATTTAAGCGCTACTCATGTTGCCGAATCGTTGGGGCAGAATGTTGAACAGGTTTTTAAGACACTGGTTTTACGTGGCAAAAAAACGGGAGTTTTTGTGGCTGTAATTCCCGGCGATGCAGAACTTAACCTTAAAAAGGCTGCAAAAATATCGGGAAATAAAAGTGCTGAAATGGTGTTGATGAAAGAATTGTTGGGACTTACCGGTTACATTCGTGGTGCCTGTTCGCCCATGGGAATGAAAAAGGCGTATCCGATCTTTATTCACGAAACCTGTTTGAATTTCGATACAATTTTTGTGAGTGCCGGGAAACGTGGTATGCAGATAAAAATCGATCCAAAAGATTTGATCGCGTGTACCGGAGCTCAGGTTTCCGACCTGATTGATTAA
- a CDS encoding TrpB-like pyridoxal phosphate-dependent enzyme: MTRQKKIFLEESEMPKQWYNLAPDLPSPLNPPLGPDGNPVGPEMLAPVFPMNLIEQEVSQERWIDIPEGIREILVQWRPSPLIRAYELEEALGTPAKIYYKNEGVSPAGSHKPNTAVAQAWYNKEFGIKKLTTETGAGQWGSALSYACAQIGGIECKVFMVRVSFDQKPFRKMMMETWGGNCIASPSTETQAGRDILAQFPDTPGSLGIAISEAVEAAVTDPTGGTRYSLGSVLNHVMLHQTIIGLEAKKQLAKVGIKNPDVVIGCCGGGSNFAGLSFPFMYDKIHGADIQIIGAEPFSCPTLTKAPFIYDNGDVAQMTPLLAMNSLGHNFIPAPIHAGGLRYHGMAPLVSAALKDGLMDAIAVHQSECFEAGLLFAKTEGIIPAPETTHAIAATIREAKKAKEEGKEKTILFNFSGHGLMDLVGYNKYLGGELHDYEYPESEIAANLKKLEGYPLPK; the protein is encoded by the coding sequence ATGACTAGACAAAAGAAAATTTTTCTTGAAGAATCGGAAATGCCCAAACAATGGTACAACCTGGCCCCCGATCTTCCATCGCCGTTAAATCCACCACTTGGCCCAGACGGGAATCCTGTAGGTCCTGAGATGTTGGCTCCGGTTTTCCCAATGAACCTGATTGAGCAGGAAGTTAGCCAGGAACGCTGGATTGACATTCCTGAAGGAATTCGCGAAATCCTTGTACAATGGCGGCCAAGCCCATTAATTCGTGCATACGAACTGGAGGAAGCACTGGGAACTCCTGCAAAAATTTATTACAAAAACGAAGGCGTTTCACCGGCTGGAAGTCATAAACCAAACACTGCCGTGGCGCAAGCCTGGTACAACAAAGAGTTTGGGATTAAAAAACTAACTACCGAAACCGGTGCCGGTCAGTGGGGATCTGCCTTGTCGTATGCCTGTGCACAGATTGGCGGTATTGAGTGTAAAGTTTTTATGGTGCGTGTAAGTTTCGACCAGAAACCTTTCCGGAAAATGATGATGGAAACCTGGGGCGGAAATTGTATTGCAAGTCCAAGTACCGAGACACAAGCCGGTAGAGATATTTTAGCACAATTTCCGGATACTCCCGGAAGTTTGGGAATTGCTATTTCGGAAGCTGTTGAAGCTGCTGTTACCGATCCAACCGGCGGCACCCGTTACTCATTGGGTTCAGTGCTGAACCACGTGATGTTACATCAAACTATCATTGGTTTGGAGGCCAAAAAACAGCTCGCAAAAGTAGGTATTAAAAATCCGGATGTTGTGATTGGTTGCTGCGGTGGTGGTAGTAACTTCGCAGGACTTTCGTTCCCATTTATGTACGATAAAATTCATGGTGCCGACATTCAGATTATTGGAGCGGAACCATTCAGCTGCCCGACTTTAACTAAAGCACCGTTTATTTACGATAACGGCGATGTGGCACAAATGACACCGCTTTTGGCGATGAATAGTCTGGGGCACAACTTTATTCCTGCACCGATTCACGCCGGCGGTTTGCGTTACCACGGAATGGCTCCGCTGGTAAGTGCGGCATTAAAAGACGGTTTAATGGATGCCATTGCTGTTCATCAAAGCGAATGTTTCGAAGCTGGTTTGTTGTTTGCCAAAACTGAAGGTATTATTCCTGCTCCGGAAACAACACACGCCATCGCTGCTACCATCCGCGAGGCTAAAAAAGCCAAGGAAGAAGGAAAAGAGAAAACGATACTTTTCAACTTCAGCGGACATGGTTTGATGGACCTTGTTGGTTACAATAAATATTTAGGTGGTGAATTGCACGATTACGAATATCCTGAATCGGAAATTGCAG